One stretch of Prunus persica cultivar Lovell chromosome G1, Prunus_persica_NCBIv2, whole genome shotgun sequence DNA includes these proteins:
- the LOC18789258 gene encoding chloroplast sensor kinase, chloroplastic gives MLLLSATTHQHPSISTSTLLFPSICHKLPASVKANSTSAHRPHDLLITNAFSTSSLQNPNPSPPQTIRHVTHSASDGEPEANSMVPSASAVASAIRRASTSPVDFIQRIEKEQKRGIVLPSPDFQRLCNQQLDIFRRIVDPDALLSVYVRPAGSYVMDRLELRRVTCHPGAKSSDIVILVGSFSVATGFRAAEAVLSNHKVEVIAECKAAVFPMVKHPFVVGFLVAEFPRMEMPPPGGKVQCEGCDLIHRLTPEEAYALPPSSNIKSWDTQNLEDQPEPLLTMYKFSAEQRSNAINISRSLAMAYVMDQKAMLLQQSSWQNNVRMSSLVEQIRGPLSSLQTLSKMLSMHMKRSEISYDIVEDILVQGDHMKDTLQQLQDAVYLTKASIMRYGEHDSTYSYPDSGKPQLLNNLPKDSSSIKMQVSGEQLSLNAGAKDMEMPMPPLALAPLQQHGIRPCNVSDILADLVEAVRPLAQNQQRVVELNELGTSLQVAVEEPALRQALSNLIESALLRTHTGGKVEIVSTGAPAGGVLVVIDDDGPDMHYMTQMHSLTPFGADLLSENMVEDNMTWNFVAGLTVAREILESYGCVVRVISPRTADAPLGAGGTRVELWLPCIMELSRINGPAQEA, from the exons ATGCTTCTTCTCTCTGCAACCACTCACCAACACCCATCAATTTCCACTTCTACGCTCCTCTTTCCCTCTATTTGCCACAAACTCCCCGCCTCCGTCAAAGCCAACTCCACCTCCGCTCACAGACCCCATGACCTCCTGATCACCAACGCCTTCTCAACCTCCTCcctccaaaaccctaaccctagccCCCCCCAGACCATCCGTCACGTCACTCACTCTGCCTCCGATGGCGAACCCGAAGCCAATTCCATGGTCCCCTCTGCCTCCGCCGTCGCCTCCGCCATTCGCAGAGCCTCCACCTCCCCCGTCGACTTCATACAGAGAATCGAAAAGGAACAGAAGAGAGGCATCGTACTCCCCAGCCCCGATTTCCAGAGACTCTGTAATCAACAGTTGGACATCTTTCGCCGAATCGTCGATCCCGATGCTCTCCTCTCG gtGTATGTAAGGCCAGCTGGTAGTTATGTGATGGACCGATTGGAGCTTCGTCGAGTTACTTGCCATCCAGGAGCTAAGTCATCAGACATTGTGATATTAGTTGGCAGTTTCAGTGTTGCCACTGGTTTTCGCGCCGCCGAAGCAGTGCTTTCCAATCACAAA GTGGAAGTTATAGCCGAGTGCAAAGCTGCGGTTTTCCCCATGGTGAAGCACCCCTTTGTGGTGGGCTTCTTGGTTGCTGAATTTCCCAGGATGGAAATGCCGCCACCTGGTGGGAAAGTTCAGTGTGAGGGCTGTGATTTGATTCACCGCCTGACTCCTGAGGAAGCCTATGCTTTGCCTCCGAGCTCCAATATCAAATCTTGGGATACACAGAATCTGGAGGATCAACCAGAGCCATTATTAACAATGTACAAGTTTAGTGCTGAGCAGAGATCAAATGCTATCAACATTTCTCGGTCTTTAGCGATGGCATATGTTATGGATCAG AAAGCGATGCTCCTCCAGCAATCATCTTGGCAGAACAATGTCAGGATGAGTAGTCTGGTTGAACAA ATTCGTGGTCCTCTTTCTAGCCTTCAAACTTTAAGTAAAATGTTATCCATGCATATGAAGAGAAGTGAG ATTTCTTATGACATTGTTGAAGATATACTGGTGCAAGGCGACCATATGAAAGATACCCTGCAGCAACTCCAGGATGCTGTTTACTTAACCAAG GCTAGTATCATGCGCTACGGTGAACATGATTCAACATATTCCTATCCTGACTCAGGGAAGCCTCAGTTATTGAATAACCTTCCCAAGGATAGTTCCAGCATTAAGATGCAAGTTTCAGGTGAACAACTTTCTCTAAATGCTGGAGCCAAGGATATGGAGATGCCCATGCCTCCTCTAGCCCTTGCTCCTTTACAGCAACATGGAATTAG ACCATGCAATGTTTCTGATATACTGGCGGATTTGGTTGAAGCTGTAAGACCTCTTGCTCAAAACCAGCAGCGTGTAGTAGAACTGAATGAACTTGGAACATCATTGCAAGTTGCTGTAGAAGAACCTGCTTTGCGACAGGCTCTGAGCAATTTAATTGAGAGTGCATTATTGCGTACACATACTGGGGGAAAGGTAGAAATTGTGTCTACTGGAGCACCAGCAGGTGGTGTTCTTGTAGTAATTGACGATGATGGGCCTGATATGCACTATATG ACGCAGATGCATTCTCTCACTCCTTTTGGAGCCGATCTCTTATCAGAAAATATGGTTGAAGACAACATGACGTGGAACTTTGTTGCTGGACTGACTGTTGCTCGTGAGATACTCGAAAGTTATGGTTGTGTTGTCCGTGTCATATCACCCCGAACCGCAGATGCTCCCCTTGGAGCAGGTGGAACTCGAGTAGAACTCTGGCTTCCTTGTATCATGGAATTATCCAGGATTAATGGCCCTGCTCAGGAGGCGTAA
- the LOC18788545 gene encoding uncharacterized protein LOC18788545: MASSELAVSHSESSAVTATVDPITASSSLKRKRPPMIEIPNVLQEIKTEKLRDFTPENDAVCFSGIGVGVSAAKGKKKFMEDTHKIVSCLQGNNSKKGFFGVYDGHGGKKAADFVADNLHNNILEMMEVHTEIEEAVKAGYLKTDQEFLKQGLGSGTCCVTALIEGQEVVISNLGDCRAVLCRGGVAEALTLDHTAEQEDERKRIENEGGYVEFHRGAWRVHGVLSVSRSIGDAHLKDWVLAEPETKILQLTPDMEFLVLASDGLWGEVGNQEAIDTVTRLCSVQKKLGPSGDLLKDNEEDYGCVSVSPSSKLRRISLVKKLKGTQSPGYKKTVNSWKESENDFPSENESPPSKSRRISLAKRANMKNESPIKETQSPGYKKTDNSCKDSENDFASENESPASKSRKISLVKRVNMKNESPVKDTQSPGYKKTVNSWKDSENDFPSENESPPSKSRRISLVKRVNMKIQPASGGLVAACKELVNLALSRGSLDDITVMIIDLNHFRCIPACFSSGTQRPVDDPNPTSVIRAGQSVFMSVYSTKIAGQCRLITITWCKNLLLHGLSVSVQGQDGDEDYRCKVELKPWYFWRKQGSKQFLVDGSTVDVVWDLKAAKFNGETEPRSDYYVAIVCEEEVVLLVGDQKKDAYRRTGCRPSLIEPILVSRKEHLFGKKRYSTRIKFHEKESFHEILIECNNISATGADPELEIKIDGSIALHVKHLHWKFRGNECVDINKTKVEVYWDVHDWLFSSGPRHGMFIFKPISSSSPETAQSTQEQALTEKSSCAAEEEDDKAGGSSVFSLFVYAWKVE, encoded by the exons ATGGCGAGCTCAGAACTGGCCGTTTCGCATTCTGAGTCTTCAGCGGTTACCGCCACAGTAGATCCCATTAccgcttcttcttctctgaaGCGGAAGAGACCCCCCATGATTGAGATCCCAAACGTCTTGCAAGAAATTAAAACCGAAAAGCTCAGAGATTTCACGCCAGAGAACGATGCCGTCTGCTTCAGTGGGATTGGAGTTGGGGTCTCCGCCGCCAAAGGCAAGAAAAAGTTTATGGAAGATACCCACAAGATAGTTTCTTGCTTACAAGGCAACAACTCCAAGAAG GGTTTCTTTGGGGTGTATGATGGGCATGGTGGCAAGAAGGCTGCAGATTTTGTTGCTGACAATTTGCACAATAATATTCTTGAAATGATGGAAGTGCATACAGAAATAGAAGAGGCGGTTAAAGCTGGGTATCTGAAAACAGACCAGGAGTTCTTGAAACAG GGTTTAGGAAGTGGTACCTGCTGTGTCACAGCCTTAATTGAAGGGCAAGAGGTCGTTATTTCAAACTTGGGGGATTGCAGGGCTGTTCTTTGTAGAGGTGGAGTGGCGGAGGCTCTTACCTTGGATCATACGGCAGAACAGGAGGATGAACGCAAAAGAATAGAGAATGAG GGAGGATATGTAGAGTTCCACCGAGGAGCATGGAGAGTTCATGGAGTTCTTTCTGTTTCTAGAAGCATTGGAGATGCTCATCTGAAGGACTGGGTGCTGGCTGAGCCTGAAACAAAGATCCTACAGCTCACTCCAGATATGGAATTTCTTGTATTGGCTTCGGATGGACTGTGGGGAGAG GTTGGCaaccaagaagccattgatacGGTGACCCGATTATGTTCAGTTCAGAAAAAATTGGGACCCTCAGGAGATCTACTGAAGGATAATGAGGAGGACTATGGCTGTGTTAGTGTGAGCCCTTCATCAAAGTTACGAAGAATTTCGCTAGTTAAGAAACTTAAAGGCACACAATCTCCAGGCTATAAGAAGACAGTCAATAGCTGGAAAGAGAGTGAGAATGACTTCCCGAGTGAAAATGAGAGCCCTCCATCGAAGTCAAGAAGAATCTCTTTAGCAAAGCGAGCAAACATGAAGAATGAATCTCCCATAAAAGAGACTCAATCTCCAGGCTATAAGAAGACTGACAATAGCTGCAAAGATAGTGAGAATGACTTCGcgagtgaaaatgaaagcccCGCATCGAAGTCAAGAAAAATATCCTTAGTAAAGCGAGTAAACATGAAGAACGAATCTCCCGTAAAAGATACTCAATCTCCAGGCTATAAGAAGACAGTTAATAGCTGGAAAGATAGTGAGAATGACTTTccaagtgaaaatgaaagcccTCCATCAAAGTCAAGAAGAATATCATTGGTAAAGCGAGTAAATATGAAGATTCAACCAGCCTCCGGCGGACTGGTGGCTGCTTGTAAGGAGCTTGTGAACCTTGCATTGAGTAGGGGTAGTTTGGACGACATCACAGTGATGATAATTGATCTAAATCATTTCAGATGC ATTCCTGCTTGCTTTTCATCCGGTACTCAAAGGCCGGTTGATGATCCAAATCCAACGAGCGTGATCAGGGCAGGACAGAGTGTGTTCATGTCAGTGTACAGCACAAAGATAGCTGGTCAGTGCCGTCTGATCACCATCACTTGGTGCAAGAACTTGTTGCTACATGGCCTCTCTGTTTCTGTTCAAGGCCAAGATGGAGACGAAGATTATCGTTGTAAGGTTGAGCTGAAGCCGTGGTACTTTTGGAGGAAGCAAGGCTCCAAGCAATTTCTGGTGGATGGCAGCACAGTTGATGTGGTCTGGGACCTAAAAGCTGCAAAATTCAACGGAGAAACCGAGCCGCGATCGGACTATTATGTTGCTATTGTGTGTGAAGAGGAGGTGGTGTTGCTTGTTGGTGATCAAAAGAAAGATGCATACAGAAGAACAGGTTGCAGGCCATCACTCATAGAACCCATCTTGGTTTCAAGGAAGGAACATTTGTTTGGCAAGAAGAGATACTCAACAAGAATCAAGTTCCATGAAAAGGAAAGCTTTCATGAGATTTTGATTGAGTGCAACAACATCTCTGCCACTGGGGCTGATCCAGAACTGGAGATAAAGATAGATGGGAGCATAGCTCTCCATGTCAAGCACCTCCATTGGAAATTCAGAGGTAATGAGTGTGTTGAtataaacaaaactaaagttgAAGTTTATTGGGATGTTCATGATTGGCTCTTCAGCTCTGGGCCAAGGCATGGAATGTTCATTTTCAAGCCAATATCATCTTCATCACCAGAAACTGCGCAGTCAACCCAAGAACAAGCGTTGACTGAAAAGTCAAGTTGTGCAGCAGAAGAAGAGGATGACAAGGCAGGTGGGTCATCTGTATTTTCCTTATTCGTTTATGCTTGGAAGGTGGAATGA